The sequence below is a genomic window from Flammeovirga kamogawensis.
GTTTCGGTTTTTTACATCTTGCTTTTCTTGTAATTTTCATTGCTCAACGAAATATGGCTAATGAATGGCGCATTGGGATAGACGATGAAAACAAAGTAAACCTAATTACGAAAGGACTTTTTGGAATATCAAGAAATCCAATCTTTCTAGGTGTATTAATTGCATTTGTAGGAATGTTCTTGATTATTCCTAATGCTGTTACTTTTGTTATTTTGATTTCAGGTTTTATAGTAATTCAGGTTCAGGTTAGACTTGAAGAAGAGTTCTTAATAAAACAACTAGGAGAAGAATACATAGTTTATATGAATAATGTTAAACGTTGGTTAATATGAAAAAATCAAAATATCACATATCAAAGATGGATTGCCCTTCCGAAGAAAATATGATTCGAATGAAATTGGATGGATTACAAACCATCAAGAAACTTGAATTTGATATAGAAAACCGAAACCTTACTGTATTTCATTCAGAGGAAAATAAAGAAATATTATCTCGTTTAGAGGCATTGAACTTTGGTGCAAAACTAACTGAATCAGATTCTATTCCTGATGATGAGGTAGTTTTAGAAGAATCCAATGTGCAGTCAAAACTACTTTGGTCAGTATTAATAATCAATTTTGCATTCTTTATTATTGAAATGACTACAGGATTGTTTTCAAAGTCAATGGGTTTGGTAGCTGATTCCTTGGATATGTTAGCCGATTCCTTTGTATATGGATTAAGCCTTTGGGCAGTTGGTTCAACAGTTATAAGAAAAAAGAAAGTTGCTCGTTGGAGTGGGTATTTTCAATTATCGCTTGCCCTTTTGGGTATAATAGAAGTTGTAAGGAGATTCATAGGTTCTGAAGAAATGCCAGATTATCGAATTATGATTGGTGTATCAATTTTTGCGTTAATAGCTAATGGATTTTGCTTGTATTTACTCCAAAAATCAAAAAGCAACGAAGCTCACATGAAAGCAAGTATGATTTTCACCTCGAATGATGTGATTATTAATTCTGGAGTAATCCTAGCAGGTGTATTAGTTTTACTCACACAATCCAAATATCCCGACTTAATTATTGGTTCAGTAGTTTTTATTATTGTTGTTCGTGGAGCAATTAGAATTTTAAAACTAGGAAAATAATGAAACCAATTAATATAAAATCAACAAATTGACTACAGAAAGTGGGAACTTTAATGAATTATTGATTTATAGGAATATCTTGCAATTTTTATTTTCAGCTAACCAACGCTATTGCAGGCACATTGGCTAAGCCTCACAAGGCAAACCCACTTCCAAAGCTTACCAAAGAGCCTGCAATCTCCGCCGCTCACATTAGCATTAGTGTTCCAATGTGTCAGATTTTCATAAAGCCCAGCCTGTAACAACATATAAAAATAATGCGGGCAAAATAAGGCTTGCAACGGTTCATCTATTTGCTATCTTTGGTAACATAATTAATAAGTTAATGCGCTTAAACCCGCACTATT
It includes:
- a CDS encoding methyltransferase family protein, producing MATYLFTFYCTFLVVLFVMPSYRTYKKTGINPFKFTKDETAINYVGKAYKIISAIAFITITLNAFLPRAMQYLATIEYLKSDIIVWIGFGFLHLAFLVIFIAQRNMANEWRIGIDDENKVNLITKGLFGISRNPIFLGVLIAFVGMFLIIPNAVTFVILISGFIVIQVQVRLEEEFLIKQLGEEYIVYMNNVKRWLI
- a CDS encoding cation diffusion facilitator family transporter; its protein translation is MKKSKYHISKMDCPSEENMIRMKLDGLQTIKKLEFDIENRNLTVFHSEENKEILSRLEALNFGAKLTESDSIPDDEVVLEESNVQSKLLWSVLIINFAFFIIEMTTGLFSKSMGLVADSLDMLADSFVYGLSLWAVGSTVIRKKKVARWSGYFQLSLALLGIIEVVRRFIGSEEMPDYRIMIGVSIFALIANGFCLYLLQKSKSNEAHMKASMIFTSNDVIINSGVILAGVLVLLTQSKYPDLIIGSVVFIIVVRGAIRILKLGK